AGGAGGAGGAGCATGCATAAGGTCTGGTTGATCATACAACGGGAGTACCTGACACGCGTCAAAAAGAAGTCCTTCATCATCATGACCATTCTTGGGCCTTTGCTCTTCGTGGGCTTCATCGGAGGAGCCTTTTACTTGAGCCTGGATGATTCTCGAGAGTTCGATGTGGTATTGACC
The genomic region above belongs to Flavobacteriales bacterium and contains:
- a CDS encoding ABC transporter permease, producing MHKVWLIIQREYLTRVKKKSFIIMTILGPLLFVGFIGGAFYLSLDDSREFDVVLT